In a single window of the Ciconia boyciana chromosome 7, ASM3463844v1, whole genome shotgun sequence genome:
- the MRPS14 gene encoding small ribosomal subunit protein uS14m isoform X2 — MAASALGWALRAARQVLPSPCTRQVRSYYVDWRMLRDVKRRKLAYEYADERLRINAIRKNTILPKELQEVADKEIADLPRDSCPVRIRNRCVLTSRPRGVKRRWRLSRIVFRHFADHAQMSGIQRAMW; from the exons ATGGCGGCCTCCGCGCTGGGCTGGGCGCTGCGGGCCGCTCGGCAG gttcTCCCCTCACCATGCACAAGGCAAGTGCGGAGCTACTACGTGGACTGGAGGATGCTGCGGGACGTCAAGAGAAGGAAACTGGCGTACGAGTACGCGGATGAGAGGCTGCGGATCAACGCCATCCGGAAGAACACCATCCTTCCCAAGGAGCTGCAG GAGGTGGCTGATAAAGAGATTGCTGACCTGCCCCGGGACAGCTGCCCTGTGAGGATCCGAAATAGGTGTGTCCTGACATCCCGCCCTCGGGGGGTGAAGCGGCGTTGGAGGCTCAGCAGAATTGTTTTCCGCCATTTTGCTGACCATGCTCAGATGTCTGGGATACAGAGGGCTATGTGGTAG
- the MRPS14 gene encoding small ribosomal subunit protein uS14m isoform X1, with the protein MPRCCQAAGGGGGRLGPASAQTSLEPQVLPSPCTRQVRSYYVDWRMLRDVKRRKLAYEYADERLRINAIRKNTILPKELQEVADKEIADLPRDSCPVRIRNRCVLTSRPRGVKRRWRLSRIVFRHFADHAQMSGIQRAMW; encoded by the exons ATGCCGCGGTGCTGTCAGGCCgctgggggcggcggcggccggctCGGCCCCGCGTCAGCCCAAACCTCGCTTGAGCCCCAG gttcTCCCCTCACCATGCACAAGGCAAGTGCGGAGCTACTACGTGGACTGGAGGATGCTGCGGGACGTCAAGAGAAGGAAACTGGCGTACGAGTACGCGGATGAGAGGCTGCGGATCAACGCCATCCGGAAGAACACCATCCTTCCCAAGGAGCTGCAG GAGGTGGCTGATAAAGAGATTGCTGACCTGCCCCGGGACAGCTGCCCTGTGAGGATCCGAAATAGGTGTGTCCTGACATCCCGCCCTCGGGGGGTGAAGCGGCGTTGGAGGCTCAGCAGAATTGTTTTCCGCCATTTTGCTGACCATGCTCAGATGTCTGGGATACAGAGGGCTATGTGGTAG